TGAGGCCCGCCCACAGGCCGAACTTCAGCGGCGCTTCCTTCGCGAGCGTGAAGAGCACGGCGCGCGCGGGCTCGGTGTTCTTCTCGTACAGGGACACCAGCAGGTCCGCGAGCGCGAAGCGCGGCGGGAGCGGCACGTCCTTCTGCGCGAGGAAGCGCTGCCACGCCTCATGCGAGCCCTGGCGCCGGCCCTTCTTCTCCCCGTGCTGCCGCGCCTGCTCCAGCAGCTGTTTCAGCGCGTCGAAGCCAAGCGCGCCCTGCGGCAGCGGCGTGTCCGACGTGCGGTCCGGCTGGTCGAGGAAGGCCAGCACGGCCTCGGCGAGGTCCGGTGCCTCGGCCCTGGCCAGACGTTCGAGGTCTGCTGCGCTCAGCGCGTCGCTCGCGGTCATGGGGCGCGGGTTTAACACAGCTCCCCGTCACCGCGAGCCACCACCGACACGCCTCACCACGGCAGCGCGGGGACCTCCACCTGCTGGACGTCGCCCGTCCCCACCATCACGTCCTGGCGGAACGACAGCCAGCGCCCCTCGCGTTCTCGCAACACGAGAAGCGTGTAGGGCCCAGGTGGGAGGTTGCTCCAGGAATCTCCGGGGGACATGAAGAGCGGGAGCGCCTGCTGGCGCAGCCACTCCAGCTCCAGCGAGGTGGCCACCTCCCGCGGCGCGGGCACGCGTCCTGGCAGGAGGTAGGGCGTGCCCTGCATTCCGCGCTCGCTCCAGCGCAGCTTCAACGTGGGGCCCCGCGTGGACACGGGCAGGTCCACGCGGTTGACACGGCGCGCCTCGACCCGAGTGAGCCGTGGAAGGACGGTGAAGCGGGACGTCGCGTCCGCGGGCTTCACCAGGTAGTCACCGGGAGACAGGTCCCGGAACAGGCCCACGCCCTGGCGCGCGATGGTGATGTTCTGCGTGCCCGGTTCATCCTTCGGAATGGCGATGAGGCCGAGGCTGCGCGGCTGGCCCCGGTCGTCCGTCACCGTCACCTCCAGGCGGATGGAGGTCTGGAGGCGCAGCTCCACCGTGTCCTCGTTGGGGCCCAGGGTGCGCTGGAGGGACACGTGCTCCGCCTCCTGCACGGTGAGCACGTAGGGCCGGGCCTCCACCGCGGGCAGGTCGAAGGTGCCGTCCGGGCCGGTGAAGACGTTCAAGATGCCGCCGCGCTCCACGCTCTCCTCACCCGGGGCGTCGGGAGGCAGGTCCAGGGAGACAGACACGCCTCCCAGCGGCGCGCCGGTCGCGTCGTCCACCACGCGGCCCTTCACGACGTGGCCCGTGTCGATGCGCACCGTGCCCAGGTCCACGTCGCGGCCGGCGGGGACGACCACGTCGCGCTGGGTGATGGCGTGGCCCGGGACCTGGAAGGACAGGTGCTGGGGGCCGGGGTCGTCCACGAAGACGGTGAAGACGCCACGCGGGTCGCGCACGGGTTCTTCGTTCACGCTGAAGCGGGTGATGGGCGTGCCGTCGGTCTTCACCAGCCGGCCGGTGACGCGGCCCTGGAAGGTCAGGGTGATGCGCACGTCCATGTTCCCCGCTCGGGCGATGACCTTGGGGCCCTCCTGGGCCTCCAGCCACCGGTCCATGCGCGCGCGAGCCTCCTGGATGGATTCGTTCTCATCGCCCGACTCGAGCTCGGGCTCGTCTCGGGCGCCGGGCATCGCGTAGCCGGGCTTCATCGCCGTCAGCTCGTAGTCCCAGTCGCGGACCAGCGGCTCCAGGACGAAGCGGCCGTCGGGGCCCGTCCGCGCCGACAGGGGCGAATAGGCGCGGCCCCCGCTGGCCTCCTCCTCCTTGGCGGCGCCATCCACGGCGACGCCCGCCAGGGGCCGGCCCTCCGTGTCCACGACGATGCCTCCCAGGCGGCCGTCCAGGTCCAGGTGCAGCGAGAGCTCCACGGTCTCCGAGCCTCGCACCGTCACGCGTTCGGGCAGCAGGCGCTCATAGCCGCCCTGGTTCGCGCGCAGCCACACGGAGTAGGTGCCCGGCGGAACCCCCTGGATGACGAAGTGACCGTCCTCTTCCGCGGACCCCGCGAAGGTGGAGCGCTCCACCTCGTCCTCGGCCGGGTCCTCGTCTGGCTCCCCGCCGGAGCCGTCGTCGTCGGCCTTTCGCGAGCTGGCCTCTTCCGGGCGATGGGTCACCAGCAGGATGTCCACCTCGGTGACGGGCGCGCCACGCGAGTTCGTCACGCTGCCGCGCACGGTCGCGCCCGCATCCAGGGTCAGCTTCAGGTCCGCGGAGGGGGCCCGGACCTGGAGCTTGCGAGGCAGGAAACCGTTGGCCTCGATGGAGAGCATGCCGGTGAGCGCCTGGTCGACCTTGATGGCGAAGTGGCCGTGCTCGTCGGTGGTGGCGTCGTAGGTGAGGGGGACTTCGCGAGGCGGGTGCATCGTGAACAGCGGTGGATGCGGCATGGTCGGCGGCGGGGCGCCCTGGGGGCGCTTCAGAGGCGCGGGCAGCAGCGACAGGTTTGCCTCCGCCACCGGCTTGCCCGCGGCGTCGGTGACGTGGCCCTCCACGAGGAGGGCGGGGGAGAGGACGAAATCCAGCGGAGGCCCCCCGGCGGCCACGGTCCGGACCGCGGTGAGGTCCAGCAGCCGGTCCGCCACCACCTGGAAGGTGTAGGGGCGTGCCTGGAGGGGGCCCACGCGCACGCGGCCGTTCGCGTCGGTGGTGCCGAGCGCCTGGAAGATGGGGATGCTGAAGTGCGCGGAGGCCTCGCTCGGGAGGTCGGCGGACACCTCGGCATTGGCCACGGGGGCACCGGTGGAGTCATGCACGGTGGCTTCGACGAAGAACGCGGTGCCCAGGCGCAGCGTCACCCGGGTCTCGCGCAGGTCCTCCGTCACCGTCACGGTTTCGCGCGCCTGGAGTCCGCCTTGCTCCGCGTCCAGGCGGTAGTCGCCGGGGGCCAGTCCGTCGAAGGTGAAGAGCCCCTGGGCATCGGTGGTGGCGACGCGCTCGCCGTCCGCCTCCGTGACGGTGGCGCCGGCGACGGGCTGTTCGCCGTCCACCACGGTGCCCACGATGCGCCGGGGGGTGTACATCAGGATGTCCTCGGGCAGCGGGCCCGCCGCCAGGTCCTGGAGCCACGCGGTGAGCTTTCCCGGGTGGGCGGCGAGGAGGCTGTAGGTGTCGCCGTCAGGGAGGGGGCCCACGGAGAAGTGGCCATCCGCGCGGGTCCGGGTCTCGAAGTA
This portion of the Corallococcus silvisoli genome encodes:
- a CDS encoding carboxypeptidase regulatory-like domain-containing protein, producing MRKPAAVVIGAVLLLLFAGAGALWWLRSPPPPPKPPTPPRTARRQLAATPPAPPQGALQVRGRVQDLQGHPVSGMEVSASVALPGETLTELPCDADSPGVSLASEDCASVSAGQWLRELVEAHRGGAFILARTASAPDGTFTLEDLPRGRVAVWALGPQGSGVQEDVATGTQDVTLTLVPSHALTGRVVDEDGAPLADAQVTVLHTGTARYFETRTRADGHFSVGPLPDGDTYSLLAAHPGKLTAWLQDLAAGPLPEDILMYTPRRIVGTVVDGEQPVAGATVTEADGERVATTDAQGLFTFDGLAPGDYRLDAEQGGLQARETVTVTEDLRETRVTLRLGTAFFVEATVHDSTGAPVANAEVSADLPSEASAHFSIPIFQALGTTDANGRVRVGPLQARPYTFQVVADRLLDLTAVRTVAAGGPPLDFVLSPALLVEGHVTDAAGKPVAEANLSLLPAPLKRPQGAPPPTMPHPPLFTMHPPREVPLTYDATTDEHGHFAIKVDQALTGMLSIEANGFLPRKLQVRAPSADLKLTLDAGATVRGSVTNSRGAPVTEVDILLVTHRPEEASSRKADDDGSGGEPDEDPAEDEVERSTFAGSAEEDGHFVIQGVPPGTYSVWLRANQGGYERLLPERVTVRGSETVELSLHLDLDGRLGGIVVDTEGRPLAGVAVDGAAKEEEASGGRAYSPLSARTGPDGRFVLEPLVRDWDYELTAMKPGYAMPGARDEPELESGDENESIQEARARMDRWLEAQEGPKVIARAGNMDVRITLTFQGRVTGRLVKTDGTPITRFSVNEEPVRDPRGVFTVFVDDPGPQHLSFQVPGHAITQRDVVVPAGRDVDLGTVRIDTGHVVKGRVVDDATGAPLGGVSVSLDLPPDAPGEESVERGGILNVFTGPDGTFDLPAVEARPYVLTVQEAEHVSLQRTLGPNEDTVELRLQTSIRLEVTVTDDRGQPRSLGLIAIPKDEPGTQNITIARQGVGLFRDLSPGDYLVKPADATSRFTVLPRLTRVEARRVNRVDLPVSTRGPTLKLRWSERGMQGTPYLLPGRVPAPREVATSLELEWLRQQALPLFMSPGDSWSNLPPGPYTLLVLREREGRWLSFRQDVMVGTGDVQQVEVPALPW